One genomic window of Cyprinus carpio isolate SPL01 chromosome A23, ASM1834038v1, whole genome shotgun sequence includes the following:
- the LOC122135205 gene encoding LOW QUALITY PROTEIN: uncharacterized protein LOC122135205 (The sequence of the model RefSeq protein was modified relative to this genomic sequence to represent the inferred CDS: deleted 2 bases in 1 codon) — MHYMPQQKSFLPPSTIARDISEASPPRDASQSGSSGKPEEVTMYVPVQEAADVPDAIDMVVSAWEVAGAQPPPQHALMPPVSSHLSAWSALPAASYWVINTIKRGYMLQFARRPPRFGGVIMTEVSEQSAPLLRAEISSLLAKQAVEIVPEERRNSGFYSRYFLVPKKDGGMRPILDLRLLNKALAKRTFKIITVKQILAHIQPDDYFIAVDLKDVYFHIQIAPHHRRFLRFAFESVAYQFKVLPFGLALAPRVFTLCMNTALAPLKLSGMRILNYLDDWLVIARSRSALEEHKHRLFAHLAGLGLSVNIQKSTLQPRQSITFLGMILDSCTMIANLSEPRVQSIHNTLALFVQGRAIPLRTFQRLLGLMAAAASVCRLGLLHMRPLQHWLQGRVQPRAWRAGTERLIITRSCLETLAPWFGTTIFEGAAMGRVVRRVVVTTDASLSGWGALCDGRPAFGTWAGDQTRWHINCLEMEVVHLALQSFLPFVKDRHVLIRTDNTAVVAYINRQGGLRSRSLQGLARQLLLWTDRVLLSIRAVHVPGSLNCGVDMLSRDGIVHGEWRLHPQTINMIWNLFGKAEIDLFASQENAHCPLYFSLTASPLGGDALSSRWPKGRKYGFPPVKLMPLVLQKIREERCALILVAPKWPNQPWFPELVNMAPSPPWRIPPRRDLLSQARGTIWHPNPELWDLHVWQISVEYISECCRQ, encoded by the exons atgcattacatgCCTCAGCAAAAGAGCTTTCTTCCTCCCTCTACTATTGCCCGCGACATAAGCGAAGCCTCTCCCCCGAGAGACGCTTCACAAAGCGGAAGCTCGGGGAAACCCGAGGAGGTGACTATGTATGTTCCCGTGCAAGAAGCCGCGGACGTTCCTGATGCTATTGATATGGTGGTGAGTGCTTGGGAGGTGGCTGGCGCGCAGCCCCCACCGCAGCATGCATTAATGCCCCCTGTATCGAGTCATCTAAGCGCTTGGTCGGCGCTCCCGGCAGCATCTTATTGGGTGATCAACACCATAAAACGCGGCTATATGCTCCAGTTCGCTCGCAGACCACCCCGCTTCGGCGGTGTAATTATGACAGAGGTATCAGAACAGAGCGCCCCGCTGCTACGGGCAGAAATCTCATCTCTCCTGGCCAAACAAGCAGTAGAGATAGTGCCCGAGGAGCGGAGAAAttccgggttctacagccgttaTTTTCTAGTTCCGAAAAAGGACGGAGGTATGCGCCCCATCTTAGACCTGAGATTACTGAACAAAGCGCTCGCGAAACGCACGTTCAAGATCATAACGGTGAAGCAGATCCTCGCGCACATTCAGCCCGACGATTACTTCATTGCAGTGGATCTGAAGGATGTGTACTtccacatccagatagccccacATCACAGGCGCTTCCTGCGTTTTGCATTCGAGAGTGTGGCATACCAGTTCAAAGTGTTGCCGTTTGGGCTCGCTTTGGCCCCCCGTGTATTTACATTGTGCATGAATACAGCGCTCGCTCCCCTGAAGCTCAGTGGAATGCGCATACTgaactatctcgacgactggtTAGTCATCGCGCGGTCGAGAAGCGCTCTCgaggaacacaaacacagactcttcGCCCACCTGGCAGGTTTGGGGCTGTCTGTGAACATTCAGAAGAGCACACTGCAGCCGCGCCAATCTATCACATTCCTGGGTATGATACTGGACTCGTGCACTATGATCGCGAATCTGTCAGAGCCGAGAGTCCAGTCGATTCACAATACACTAGCCCTCTTCGTTCAAGGCAGAGCTATCCCCTTAAGAACGTTTCAGAGGTTGCTCGGTCTGATGGCGGCTGCAGCCTCCGTCTGCAGACTGGGCTTGTTGCACATGAGACCGCTTCAACACTGGTTACAGGGCCGAGTGCAGCCGCGGGCGTGGAGAGCGGGAACGGAACGCCTTATCATAACACGTTCATGTCTCGAGACTCTGGCGCCTTGGTTCGGCACGACCATATTCGAGGGTGCTGCTATGGGCAGAGTGGTCAGACGTGTAGTGGTCACTACGGATGCATCACTATCGGGCTGGGGAGCCCTATGCGATGGCAGACCAGCATTCGGTACGTGGGCAGGGGACCAGACGCGCTGGCATATTAACTGCTTGGAGATGGAAGTGGTTCATCTAGCGCTGCAGAGTTTCCTTCCGTTCGTGAAAGACCGTCATGTTCTCATCAGAACGGACAACACGGCGGTGGTGGCGTACATCAATcgccagggaggtctgcgttcgcgaTCCCTGCAGGGATTAGCGAGACAGCTGCTGTTATGGACGGACAGGGTACTTCTGTCGATTCGAGCAGTCCACGTACCGGGCAGTTTGAATTGTGGCGTTGACATGCTGTCCAGGGACGGCATTGTACACGGAGAATGGAGGCTCCATCCGCAAACGATAAATATGATCTGGAATCTGTTTGGCAAAGCGGAGATCGACCTCTTTGCGTCGCAGGAGAACGCCCACTGCCCTCTGTACTTCTCGCTGACAGCATCCCCCCTGGGGGGAGACGCGCTGTCGAGCCGCTGGCCCAAGGGACGGAAGTATGGTTTTCCCCCAGTCAAGTTAATGCCGCTGGTGCTGCAAAAGATCAGGGAGGAGAGATGTGCGTTGATTCTGGTAGCACCCAAATGGCCCAACCAGCCGTGGTTCCCGGAACTGGTGAACATG GCGCCTTCCCCCCCGTGGCGGATCCCGCCGAGAAGGGACCTTTTATCCCAGGCGAGGGGCACCATATGGCACCCCAACCCAGAGCTTTGGGACCTACATGTGTGGCAGATCAGCGTGGAGTATATCAGCGAGTGCTGCAGACAATAG